From a region of the Candida albicans SC5314 chromosome 1, complete sequence genome:
- a CDS encoding mitochondrial 54S ribosomal protein uL13m (Ortholog(s) have structural constituent of ribosome activity and fungal-type vacuole, mitochondrial large ribosomal subunit localization) has translation MSQRIGITASALTRVWHHVDVAADNRSLGRLASSIAITLMGKHKPTYTPNRDHGDYVVVTNCAHLKVTGNKLKEKTYWSHTTRPGTLRLVPMERMIDNKGYGEIIKRAVKGMIPKNKHRLVRMDRLKLFDGDDHPYKDNLIAFADENPDMRNKLAELEKNEKNRAELREKYLSHQQ, from the coding sequence ATGTCTCAAAGAATTGGTATTACAGCATCTGCACTCACAAGAGTATGGCATCACGTTGACGTTGCTGCTGACAACAGATCCTTAGGTCGTTTGGCTTCAAGCATAGCAATTACATTAATGGGGAAACATAAACCAACATACACTCCAAATAGAGATCATGGTGATTATGTGGTAGTCACAAATTGTGCCCATCTTAAAGTTACTGGtaacaaattgaaagagaAAACTTACTGGAGTCATACTACTCGTCCAGGTACTTTGAGACTTGTACCAATGGAAAGAATGATTGATAATAAAGGTTATggtgaaattattaaaagagCAGTCAAGGGGATGATTCCAAAGAATAAACATAGACTTGTTAGAATGGACAGACTAAAACTTTTCGATGGAGATGACCATCCATATAAAGATAATTTGATTGCTTTCGCTGATGAAAATCCTGATATGAGAAACAAACTTGCtgaattggaaaagaatgaaaagaaTAGAGCTGAATTAAGAGAAAAGTATTTAtctcatcaacaataa
- the SIZ1 gene encoding SUMO ligase (Possible SUMO/Smt3 ligase; Rim101-repressed) has translation MSTVPQVTQDDYTETLKVWRSFKVAQLKDVCRSLELNVGGRKQDLVDRGEAFLSSKFNNNDQIGFHAAKSLIFMRLQGDPLPSYRDMHYAIRTGRFKLTAPTLIGTSSSTNQLSNIHSGDSKPYKGHTLYFKATPLYRFLRLIHSTPMLLIPNGRNSVQTCHFIFTEEEYKFLQDKPPHIKLYILCGIPDMQRSNATNNVSIEYPVETVIYFNKHEFKDTFRGISGETNTAVPVDITKYINSPPQRNEIVFCHSANNAGYMMYLYLVEVIPAERLIEQVQNRPAIPKSETIRNIKDMSRYDGIQTTKLPLRDPLSYTKLANPTKSVHCDHYMCFNGMLFIEQQRLVDEWKCPVCSREIKFEDLRISEYFEEIIKNVGPDVDEIIIMQDGSWKPVVGDDTNTTKKRTESASPEAIILLSDDEDDVSADEVDANVHLENKEDESVNINRVDNTPEAEVDITESNNNQETQIDNESIQSDDLTEYLIDHEHQQHEEASDKVEDNNPTLPSQQSPQAETNNDETSNMKTTLQEDTSAPLPKNGVQENDAPLGDAIDTEQNLREDQTAEAVDPADSPISVINVTLDPPNEANKENSTESSISLSNLSPKNRESSLSSSSPQSVPPSMITPISPMSAQASSDKAQVLHGDSNTSNQPRYTSSPDSAASPLSLTGPNDINEENRTPQSHNLNNTDALHGQDSSNSQAVSNSRSIQSVPTAAVSSKNQGNQHSDDQIRSLNEEIKKLRQALYYRDLYIKRLPLNQQHALLQQQQQQQLQLQQLSQQRPNDHQIHHFQQQQLLQQQQQRQLRQLEQQQRLQRQQWQQQQQLLQQQQQQLPRQLPLQSPQQLPQQQHLSPEDQSQFLQLTQLPQFRRLQQLQSQQRQSQQRQANPHQQHQQNYLQQPQHNNAQLHLNRNSHQLPQQQQQQQHHHYQQQQQQQQQQQRLQLPQQLRSSPQNRSFQTQPNEQQRVNSLSRSTDATPLSRQIVLDFGTSVPLPTQSSRPTLEEQGSFNLNLLRHTPNLQTVASHSPWSPVATEPKNRSFSDSNIAVVNGLNESDPIEDRPLASLSGRSKSTNNMSNHNTSNVSSSNYQVSEKQQQVHRLQSINANSNKKEDTEVETTTDTNLQQGSSAENTTDEQNSFRCNVQKPMLAIKNSDPSQNHGQVEDTQTKNSINGTSTGVGGTAVFEGNSKLQTNSVQSHSNSPRKEQNSTSVVPNGNPQQIVIGNPSSMVEKKDNGIDYNRNTFQIEDSVVNFVGRDTVNRIIGLTNLKDIQKVVENINNRKIVIDSNVEADRNRKRMILQKFDFDTKSLISDLMKNGGSNYEKSKLINTRRGEKSRLATHWDDKLEKNLSKYNAELQKLDKTLMLLKRQAESIEARDAQISGQSLNSTPVDNANSRGTPSSETDTAAGQSPKKNHLVNIPPQTNQSASQNETLQLSSIVTPSNRDSSNKIRSGPPLQTSQVPTSKRQRVIGMLGIELNEDALKISDRKHGLQNSVTPINNKIKNISLDASNTNNCKDRLGDLQTQFSLNQNITSGTMHDPIVLDMSDEE, from the coding sequence ATGAGTACAGTACCGCAAGTTACACAGGATGATTATACGGAAACACTTAAAGTGTGGAGATCTTTTAAAGTGGCTCAGTTAAAAGATGTCTGTCGTTCTCTTGAATTAAATGTTGGTGGTAGAAAACAAGACCTCGTGGACCGAGGGGAGGCCTTTCTCAGctcaaaattcaataataatgaccAAATTGGGTTTCATGCCGCTAAGTCACTTATTTTCATGCGTTTACAGGGGGACCCATTACCTAGTTATCGTGATATGCATTATGCCATAAGAACAGGGCGATTTAAGTTGACTGCTCCAACATTGATTGGTACAAGTTCCTCCACAAACCAACTTTCGAATATACACTCAGGTGACTCAAAGCCATATAAGGGACATACTTTGTACTTTAAAGCGACTCCTTTGTATCGATTTTTACGATTAATTCATTCAACACCCATGTTACTTATACCTAATGGAAGAAATAGTGTGCAGACTtgtcattttattttcacaGAAGAAGAGTATAAGTTTTTGCAAGACAAACCCCCTCATATTAAACTATATATTCTTTGTGGTATCCCCGATATGCAACGATCTAACGCGACCAACAACGTGTCTATTGAGTATCCAGTCGAAACAGTTATATATTTTAACAAGCACGAATTTAAAGACACTTTTCGGGGAATTTCAGGTGAAACCAATACAGCTGTACCGGTAGATATCACAAAGTACATAAACTCTCCACCTCAAAGAAACGAGATTGTGTTTTGTCACCTGGCGAATAATGCAGGCTATATGATGTATTTGTACCTTGTGGAAGTAATACCTGCAGAAAGGCTAATAGAACAAGTTCAAAACCGGCCAGCTATTCCAAAAAGTGAAACAATCAGAAATATAAAGGATATGAGTCGTTATGATGGTATTCAAACCACCAAATTGCCATTACGAGATCCGTTATCATACACGAAATTGGCAAATCCAACAAAATCTGTCCATTGTGACCATTATATGTGTTTTAATGGGATGCTTTTTATAGAGCAGCAGCGATTGGTTGATGAATGGAAATGCCCCGTGTGTCTGAGAGAAATTAAGTTTGAGGATTTGAGAATCTCAGAATATTTTGAGGAgataattaaaaatgtgGGTCCTGATGTAGATgagattattattatgcAAGACGGTAGTTGGAAACCAGTTGTTGGAGATGATACAAATACAACGAAGAAGAGGACTGAAAGTGCGTCACCTGAAGCGATTATATTACTTTCAGATGACGAAGATGACGTACTGGCTGATGAGGTGGATGCAAATGTTCACTTGGAAAATAAAGAAGATGAGAGTGTCAACATCAATAGAGTTGACAATACACCAGAAGCAGAAGTGGATATTACTGAgtcaaataataatcaagaGACACAGATAGATAATGAGAGCATTCAAAGTGATGATCTTACTGAGtatttaattgatcatGAACACCAGCAACATGAGGAAGCATCTGATAAAGTGGAAGATAACAACCCAACATTACCATCACAGCAAAGTCCACAAGCTGAAACAAACAACGATGAAACCAGTAATATGAAAACAACTTTGCAGGAAGATACATCGGCTCCTCTTCCCAAAAACGGTGTACAAGAAAATGATGCACCTTTAGGAGACGCAATTGATACAGAACAGAACTTACGCGAAGATCAAACTGCAGAAGCTGTTGATCCCGCAGATTCCCCTATATCAGTTATAAATGTGACACTTGATCCACCAAATGAAGccaataaagaaaattcaACTGAGAGCAGTATTTCATTATCGAATTTGTCACCAAAGAACAGAGAATCATCGTTAAGCTCCAGTTCACCACAATCAGTGCCACCCTCAATGATCACACCGATATCTCCTATGTCAGCTCAAGCTTCAAGCGATAAAGCGCAAGTATTGCATGGAGATTCTAACACTTCTAATCAACCTCGTTACACAAGCTCACCAGACTCTGCTGCACTGCCATTATCACTTACAGGTCCCAATGACATCAATGAAGAAAATCGAACTCCTCAGTCCCACAACCTAAATAATACCGACGCTTTACATGGTCAGGACTCTAGCAACTCACAAGCTGTGTCAAATAGTAGAAGCATTCAATCTGTACCAACAGCTGCAGTTTCTTCAAAGAATCAAGGTAATCAACACAGTGATGATCAAATTAGAAGTTtgaatgaagaaattaaaaaactTAGACAAGCTCTTTATTATCGGgatttatatataaagCGGCTACCTTTAAATCAGCAGCATGctcttcttcaacaacagcaacaacagcaattACAACTACAACAGTTATCGCAACAACGTCCGAACGACCATCAAATCCATCATTTTCAGCAGCAACAATTATtacagcaacagcaacagcgACAACTTCGACAACTAGAACAGCAGCAACGGCTACAGCGACAGCAATggcaacagcaacagcaactactacagcaacaacaacaacaacttccTCGCCAACTTCCCCTACAGTCTCCCCAACAACTTCCCCAACAGCAACATCTTTCACCAGAAGATCAACTGCagtttcttcaattaaCTCAACTTCCACAATTCCGCCGGcttcaacaacttcaatCCCAACAACGTCAATCTCAACAACGTCAAGCCAATccacatcaacaacatcagCAAAATTACTtgcaacaaccacaacataATAATGCTCAACTACATTTGAATAGGAACCTGCATCAGTtgccacaacaacaacagcaacagcaacatcaccattatcaacaacagcaacagcaacaacaacaacaacaacggTTGCAATTACCACAGCAGCTACGCTCCTCACCTCAAAACAGATCATTTCAAACTCAACCGAATGAACAGCAGCGGGTCAATTCTTTGTCAAGATCCACTGATGCAACGCCTCTACTGAGACAAATAGTCCTTGATTTCGGCACTTCGGTACCGTTACCCACACAATCTAGTCGGCCAACTCTTGAAGAACAAGGATCgtttaatttaaatttattgcGTCATACACCAAACCTACAGACTGTTGCAAGCCATAGTCCTTGGTCACCTGTTGCTACAGAACCTAAGAATAGATCTTTTTCTGACTCAAACATTGCGGTAGTGAACGGGTTAAATGAATCCGATCCCATTGAAGATAGACCCCTTGCCTCCCTAAGTGGAAGGTCGAAGTCTACCAACAATATGTCAAACCATAACACCAGTAACGTTTCCTCCTCGAATTATCAGGTATCAGaaaagcaacaacaagtacATCGATTGCAGAGTATAAATGCTAATTCTAACAAGAAAGAAGATACTGAAGTCGAAACGACAACTGATACAAATTTACAACAAGGTCTGTCAGCTGAAAACACCACGGACGAGCAGAATTCATTCAGATGCAATGTCCAAAAACCAATGCTTGCAATCAAAAATTCTGACCCCAGTCAAAACCATGGACAAGTTGAGGACACCCAAACCAAGAATAGTATCAACGGTACTAGTACTGGAGTTGGTGGGACCGCTGTTTTTGAAGGAAACCTGAAACTCCAAACAAACTCTGTTCAGTCTCATAGTAACTCGCCAAGGAAGGAGCAGAATAGTACTTCCGTGGTACCAAATGGCAATCCTCAACAAATAGTAATCGGTAACCCATCTAGTATGGTTGAGAAAAAAGATAATGGTATCGATTACAACCGAAATACTTTTCAAATAGAAGATCTGGTTGTGAATTTTGTCGGTAGGGATACCGTAAACCGTATCATTGGCTTGACGAATTTGAAAGATATCCAGAAGGTAGTagaaaatatcaataataggAAAATTGTCATTGATAGTAACGTTGAGGCGGATCGAAATAGGAAAAGAATGattttgcaaaaatttgatttcgaCACGAAAAGCTTAATATCtgatttaatgaaaaatggtGGGTCTAATTATGAGAAAAGTAAGTTGATTAATACTAGAAGGGGAGAAAAGAGTCGTTTAGCTACACATTGGGAtgataaattggaaaaGAATCTACTGAAATATAATGCTGAGTTACAAAAATTAGATAAAACTCTTATGCTTTTGAAAAGACAGGCTGAACTGATAGAGGCCAGAGACGCACAAATTAGTGGTCAAAGTTTGAATAGCACTCCTGTTGACAATGCAAATTCTCGTGGCACGCCCAGTAGTGAAACGGATACAGCTGCGGGCCAAagtccaaaaaaaaatcacttGGTGAATATCCCTCCACAGACAAATCAACTGGCTTCCCAAAATGAGACTTTGCAATTGTCCTCAATAGTGACACCATCAAATCGAGATTCTTCAAACAAGATTCGTTCCGGTCCACCTCTTCAGACATCACAGGTTCCTACCTCAAAACGTCAAAGGGTTATAGGTATGTTAGGTATTGAATTGAACGAGGACGCGTTGAAAATCAGTGATAGAAAGCATGGTTTACAGAATAGTGTTACGCctatcaacaataaaatcaaGAACATAAGTTTGGATGCACTGAACACAAACAATTGTAAGGATCGGTTAGGAGATTTGCAAACTCAGTTCAGTTTAAACCAAAACATAACCAGTGGCACAATGCATGATCCAATTGTTTTAGATATGAGTGATGAAGAATAA
- the RPB7 gene encoding DNA-directed RNA polymerase II subunit (Functional homolog of S. cerevisiae Rpb7; essential subunit of RNA Polymerase II; enhances hyperfilamentation of an S. cerevisiae rpb4 mutant; suppresses defects of S. cerevisiae rpb4 and ess1 mutants; Spider biofilm repressed): MFFLKDLSLNLTLHPSFFGPQMDQYLREKLLSDVEGTCTGQFGYIVCVLDSMNIDVGKGRIIPSTGMAEFEVKYRAVVWKPFKGEVVDAVVTTVNKMGFFADVGPLSVFVSTHLIPSDMKFNPSANPPAYVSPDENIEKGSRVRLKIVGTRTDVNEIYAIGSIKEDYLGPSPM, encoded by the coding sequence atgtTCTTTTTAAAAGATTTGTCATTAAATTTAACTTTACATCCATCCTTTTTTGGACCTCAAATGGACCAGTATTTGAGAGAAAAACTATTAAGTGATGTGGAAGGTACATGTACAGGTCAATTTGGTTACATTGTGTGTGTTTTGGATTCAATGAATATAGATGTTGGCAAGGGAAGAATAATTCCAAGTACTGGGATGGCTGAATTTGAAGTCAAATATAGAGCTGTTGTGTGGAAACCATTCAAAGGTGAAGTGGTAGATGCAGTTGTAACAACCGTCAATAAAATGGGATTTTTCGCCGATGTTGGCCCATTATCAGTGTTTGTTAGTACCCATTTGATACCTTCAGATATGAAATTTAATCCTTCAGCAAACCCACCAGCATATGTGAGTCCCGATGAAAACATTGAAAAGGGATCGAGGGTTAGATTGAAGATTGTTGGTACAAGAACTGATGTCAATGAGATTTACGCCATAGGAAGCATAAAAGAAGACTATTTGGGACCAAGTCCTATGTAA
- the MRP20 gene encoding mitochondrial 54S ribosomal protein uL23m (Component of mitochondrial ribosome; decreased expression in hyphae compared to yeast-form cells) → MDGNTRSGRLVASIWKSFTRSIHYKPLAPNKYPKVNVNDVDLNPPRYGFRRIRPPIIAQSPTKTLFPSVEIAKKYIEEGKRVPNRFMDQFGPDHARKEFEEFQEKLALEEPHFKIGGKQIYFPQGRICLLRSNAKHTPYQAKFLVPKSMNKMDLRDYLWHIYGLRALNITVQLQPARWKRSPYGLGRYRSPQLKKMTVDMMEPFIWPEVPQAKLDLLKTQRDNSLKTVQQNTAVGADKLKPLEVYDGMYKEQVQPQRFVSEKFKREAEKNIKLYNKVVQSRSDRKSLENYLGL, encoded by the coding sequence ATGGATGGAAATACTAGAAGTGGTAGATTAGTTGCTTCTATTTGGAAGTCATTCACCAGAAGTATACATTATAAACCACTAGCACCAAATAAATACCCAAAAGTTAATGttaatgatgttgatttgaatCCACCAAGATATGGGTTTAGAAGAATTCGACCACCAATTATAGCACAATCACCAACCAAAACATTATTCCCCAGTGTTGAAATAGCCAAGAAATATATTGAAGAGGGGAAAAGAGTACCTAATAGATTTATGGATCAATTTGGTCCTGATCATGCTCgtaaagaatttgaagaatttcAAGAGAAATTAGCATTAGAAGAACCTCATTTTAAAATTGGTGgtaaacaaatttatttccCTCAAGGGagaatttgtttattaagATCTAATGCTAAACATACTCCATATCAAGCAAAATTTTTGGTTCCTAAAAGTATGAATAAAATGGATTTAAGAGATTATTTATGGCATATATATGGATTGAGAGCATTAAATATTACGGTTCAATTACAGCCAGCAAGATGGAAGAGAAGTCCTTATGGTTTAGGACGTTATAGATCTCctcaattaaagaaaatgacCGTTGATATGATGGAACCATTTATTTGGCCAGAAGTTCCTCAAGCTAAACTTGATCTTCTTAAAACTCAAAGAGATAATAGTTTGAAGACAGTTCAACAAAATACTGCTGTTGGTGCTGATAAACTTAAGCCTTTGGAGGTTTATGATGGAATGTATAAGGAACAAGTACAACCACAAAGATTTGTTTCAGAAAAATTCAAACGTGAAGCTGAAAAGaatatcaaattatataataaagTTGTTCAATCTAGACTGGATAGAAAACTGCTTGAAAATTACTTGGGATTATAA
- a CDS encoding DNA-directed RNA polymerase II subunit RPB2 (Putative RNA polymerase II subunit B150; heterozygous null mutant exhibits resistance to parnafungin in the C. albicans fitness test), which yields MSADESMADPYQYDSIDEPITQEDCWTVITSFFQEKGLVSQQLDSFDEFVETSIQELVWEDSHLILDQPAQHTSEKDHENKRYEITFGKIYISKPSQTEGDGSTHAVFPQEARLRNLTYSSPLYVDMTSKVFKSDDNKRKDNELEWIQEEPDKDTETKVFLGKVPIMLRSKFCMLRDLAEHEFYELKECPYDMGGYFVINGSEKVLIAQERSAANIVQVFKKAAPSPISHVAEIRSAIEKGSRLISSMQIKLYGRDEKGVSGRTIKATLPYIKEDIPIVIVFRALGVVPDGDILEHICYDANDWQMLEMLKPCVEEGFVIQEREVALDFIGRRGVLGIRREKRIQYAKDILQKELLPNITQEEGFETRKAFFLGYMVNRLLLCALERKEPDDRDHFGKKRLDLAGPLLANLFRILFKKLTKDIYNYMQRCVENGGDFNVTLAVKSQTITDGLRYSLATGNWGEQRKAMSSRAGVSQVLNRYTYSSTLSHLRRTNTPIGRDGKIAKPRQLHNTHWGLVCPAETPEGQACGLVKNLSLMTCISVGTPSEPILGFLRDYGLEVLEDYVPSNAPDSTRVFVNGVWVGVHRDPAALVDFMRELRRSGDLSPEVSIIRDIREKEFKIFTDAGRVYRPLFIVDDNPDSETKGELKITKEHVKQLLRSDELDEDDEDYENSRYTWSSLVADGIVEYVDAEEEETIMIAMTPDDVKASKNSVSESEQQKIQLEEQELDPGKRIKPTTSGNTHTYTHCEIHPSMILGVAASIIPFPDHNQSPRNTYQSAMGKQAMGVFLTNYSVRMDTMANILYYPQKPLGTTRSMEYLKFRELPAGQNAIVAIACYSGYNQEDSMIMNQSSIDRGLFRSLFFRSYMDIEKRQGMKALETFEKPTRSDTLRLKHGTYEKLDEDGLIAPGVRVSGEDIIIGKTTPIPADAEELGQRTQYHTKRDASTPLRSTESGIVDQVLLTTNGDGSKFVKVRMRTTKVPQIGDKFASRHGQKGTIGVTYRHEDMPFTAEGIVPDLIINPHAIPSRMTVAHLIECLLSKVSSLSGFEGDASPFTDVTTEQISTLLRDHGYQSRGFEVMYNGHTGKKLMAQVFFGPTYYQRLRHMVDDKIHARARGPVQVLTRQPVEGRSRDGGLRFGEMERDCMIAHGAAGFLKERLMEASDAFRVHVCGMCGLMSVIANLKKNQFECRSCKNKTNIYQIHIPYAAKLLFQELMAMNISPRLYTERSVSGIRV from the coding sequence ATGTCTGCTGATGAATCTATGGCTGATCCATATCAATATGATAGTATAGATGAACCTATTACTCAAGAAGATTGTTGGACGGTTATTACTTCGTTTTTCCAAGAAAAAGGATTGGTATCTCAACAACTTGattcatttgatgaatttgttgaaacCAGTATTCAAGAATTAGTTTGGGAAGATTctcatttaattttagaTCAACCAGCTCAACATACTTCTGAAAAGGATCATGAAAATAAACGTTATGAAATTACGTTTGGgaaaatttatatttcGAAACCATCACAAACTGAAGGTGATGGTTCAACGCATGCTGTTTTCCCTCAGGAAGCCAGACTTCGTAACTTGACATATTCTTCACCTTTATATGTTGATATGACTAgtaaagttttcaaatcagATGATAACAAACGGaaagataatgaattaGAATGGATTCAAGAAGAACCCGATAAAGATACTGAAACTAAAGTTTTCTTGGGGAAAGTCCCCATCATGTTAAGATCGAAATTTTGTATGTTGAGAGATTTGGCTGAACATGAATTTtatgaattgaaagaatGTCCTTATGATATGGGTGGATATTTCGTTATTAACGGGTCAGAAAAAGTTTTGATTGCTCAAGAAAGAAGTGCCGCCAATATTGTCCAAGTGTTTAAAAAAGCAGCTCCATCACCTATATCTCATGTTGCTGAAATCAGATCAGCTATTGAAAAGGGGTCTAgattgatttcttcaatgcaaatcaaattatacGGTAGAGATGAAAAGGGGGTTTCTGGAAGAACTATTAAAGCAACCTTGCCATACATTAAAGAAGATATTCCTATCGTCATTGTATTCAGAGCTTTAGGGGTTGTCCCTGATGGGGATATTTTGGAACATATATGTTATGATGCCAATGATTGGCAAATGTTGGAAATGTTGAAGCCATGTGTTGAAGAAGGGTTTGTTATTCAAGAACGTGAAGTTGCCCTTGATTTCATTGGTAGAAGAGGGGTATTGGGTATTAGAAGAGAAAAACGTATTCAATACGCCAAGGATATTCTTCAAAAGGAATTATTACCAAATATCACCCAAGAAGAAGGGTTTGAAACTAGAAAGGCATTCTTTTTAGGTTATATGGTGAATAGATTATTATTGTGTGCCttggaaagaaaagaacCTGACGATAGAGATCATTTTGGTAAGAAAAGATTGGATTTAGCAGGTCCTTTATTGGCAAACTTGTTCCgtattttattcaaaaaattaactaaagatatatataattatatgCAAAGATGCGTTGAAAATGGTGGAGACTTTAATGTTACTTTGGCTGTTAAATCACAGACAATCACCGATGGGTTAAGATACTCGTTGGCTACTGGTAATTGGGGTGAGCAAAGAAAAGCCATGAGTTCTAGAGCTGGTGTTTCTCAAGTTTTGAATCGTTACACTTACTCATCTACTTTGTCACATTTAAGAAGAACGAATACTCCAATTGGAAGAGATGGTAAGATTGCCAAACCAAGACAATTACACAATACTCATTGGGGGTTGGTGTGCCCCGCAGAAACCCCAGAAGGTCAAGCGTGTGGGTTAGTTAAGAACTTATCATTAATGACATGTATTTCTGTTGGTACTCCATCAGAACCAATTTTAGGATTTTTAAGAGATTATGGTTTAGAAGTATTGGAAGATTATGTTCCATCAAATGCTCCAGATTCAACTAGAGTGTTTGTCAATGGTGTTTGGGTTGGTGTTCATAGAGATCCAGCAGCATTGGTTGATTTCATGCGTGAATTAAGAAGAAGTGGTGACTTGTCCCCAGAAGTATCTATCATTCGAGATAttagagaaaaagaattcaaaattttcactGATGCTGGTCGTGTTTACCGTCCACTTTTCATTGTTGACGATAATCCAGATTCAGAAACCAAGGGGGAATTGAAGATTACCAAAGAACACGTTAAACAATTGTTGAGATCCGATGAATTGGATGAAGATGACGAAGACTATGAAAACTCAAGATACACTTGGTCTTCTTTAGTTGCCGATGGTATTGTTGAATATGTGGATGctgaggaagaagaaacgATAATGATTGCTATGACACCAGATGATGTAAAGGCTTCCAAGAATAGTGTATCAGAGTCtgaacaacaaaagatACAATTGGAAGAACAGGAACTCGACCCAGGTAAGAGAATTAAGCCAACCACCAGTGGCAATACTCATACATACACACATTGTGAAATCCATCCGTCTATGATATTGGGTGTTGCCGCCTCAATTATTCCGTTCCCAGATCATAATCAATCGCCACGTAACACTTATCAATCTGCGATGGGTAAGCAAGCTATGGGAGTGTTTTTAACCAATTATTCTGTAAGAATGGATACCATGGCAAACATCTTGTATTATCCACAGAAACCATTGGGTACCACGAGATCAATGGAATATTTGAAGTTCCGTGAACTTCCAGCTGGTCAAAATGCCATTGTTGCTATTGCATGTTATTCCGGTTATAATCAAGAAGATTCCATGATTATGAATCAATCATCCATTGATAGAGGATTGTTCAGATCATTGTTTTTCAGATCTTATATGGATATAGAAAAGAGACAAGGTATGAAGGCACTTGaaacttttgaaaaaccTACTAGATCTGATACTTTGAGATTAAAACACGGTACATATGAGAAATTAGATGAAGATGGGTTGATCGCCCCTGGGGTCAGAGTTAGTGGTGaagatattattattggtaaaACAACTCCTATACCTGCAGATGCGGAAGAATTGGGTCAAAGAACACAATATCACACCAAGAGAGATGCTTCAACACCATTAAGAAGTACAGAATCCGGTATTGTTGACCAAGTTTTGTTGACTACCAATGGTGATGGGTCTAAATTTGTGAAAGTGAGAATGAGAACAACTAAAGTTCCACAAATTGGGGATAAATTTGCTTCGAGACACGGTCAAAAAGGTACTATTGGTGTTACCTATAGACACGAAGATATGCCTTTTACAGCAGAAGGTATTGTTCCAGACTTAATCATTAACCCTCATGCTATTCCATCTCGTATGACGGTTGCACATTTAATCGAatgtttattatcaaaagtGTCGTCATTGTCAGGGTTTGAAGGGGATGCTTCACCATTTACTGATGTTACAACAGAACAAATTTCCACATTGTTAAGAGATCATGGGTACCAATCAAGAGGATTTGAAGTCATGTATAATGGTCATACTGgtaaaaaattgatggcTCAAGTATTCTTTGGTCCTACTTATTATCAAAGATTAAGACATATGGTAGATGATAAAATCCACGCTAGAGCAAGAGGACCAGTGCAAGTCTTGACCAGACAACCAGTAGAAGGTAGATCTAGAGATGGTGGATTGCGTTTCGGTGAGATGGAAAGAGATTGTATGATTGCTCATGGTGCTGCGGGGTTCTTGAAAGAAAGATTAATGGAGGCTTCTGATGCCTTTAGAGTACATGTATGTGGAATGTGTGGTTTGATGTCTGTGATtgccaatttgaaaaagaatcaatttgaatgtCGATCCTGTAAGAATAAAACCAATATTTACCAAATTCACATTCCATATGCTgccaaattattattccaAGAATTGATGGCCATGAATATATCACCAAGATTGTATACTGAAAGATCTGTGTCTGGTATACGtgtttaa